The Raphanus sativus cultivar WK10039 chromosome 2, ASM80110v3, whole genome shotgun sequence genome includes a region encoding these proteins:
- the LOC108839817 gene encoding probable serine/threonine-protein kinase PBL16 isoform X2, protein MGNCWCSSEPFNHKVSANAKSESPKDQSATEEGTYIKEVQKLPSNPKEVEDLRRDSAANPLTAFTYDELKNITAVKVHDGDNSYQGHREWLAEVIFLGHLSHPNLVKLVGYCCEDNHRVLIYEYMARGSVENNLFSRVLLPLSWAIRMKIAFGAAKGLAFLHEAEKPVIYRDFKTSNILLDMEYNAKLSDFGLAKDGPVGDKSHVSTRIMGTYGYAAPEYIMTGHLTPGSDVYSFGVVLLELLTGRKSLDKSRPTREQNLIDWALPLLKEKKKVLNIVDPRMNCEYPVKSVQKAAMLAYHCLNRNPKARPLMRDIVDSLEPLQATEDEALLVPTVQKAVITIIDEFPKNGLKKVEELKKVEDVKKVIEDDKSQCN, encoded by the exons ATGGGTAACTGTTGGTGTAGTTCTGAGCCTTTTAATCACAAAGTTTCTGCAAACGCTAAATCAG aatcACCTAAAGACCAGAGTGCAACAGAAGAAGGGACGTATATTAAAGAAGTTCAAAAGCTGccatcaaacccaaaagaagTAGAAGATCTAAGACGTGACTCAGCTGCGAATCCTCTGACAGCTTTCACATACGATGAGCTTAAAAACATTACAG CAGTAAAAGTTCACGACGGCGATAATAGCTATCAGGGTCACAGAGAATGGCTG GCAGAGGTGATATTCTTGGGGCATCTTTCACATCCAAACTTGGTGAAATTGGTCGGTTATTGCTGTGAGGATAATCATAGGGTGCTAATCTACGAGTACATGGCTCGTGGTAGCGTGGAGAACAATCTTTTCTCAA GAGTCTTGCTTCCTCTTTCATGGGCCATTAGAATGAAGATTGCATTTGGTGCAGCCAAAGGACTAGCCTTCCTCCATGAAGCAGAGAAGCCAGTCATTTATCGCGATTTCAAAACCTCCAACATTCTTCTAGACATG GAATACAATGCGAAGTTATCTGACTTTGGACTCGCTAAAGACGGTCCTGTAGGAGATAAATCTCACGTTTCCACACGTATAATGGGAACCTACGGCTATGCAGCTCCTGAATACATCATGACAG GTCATTTGACACCAGGGAGTGATGTGTACAGCTTCGGTGTAGTTCTTCTAGAGCTTCTCACAGGGAGAAAATCGTTAGACAAGTCACGGCCTACACGTGAGCAAAACCTCATAGACTGGGCTCTTCCACTgctgaaagagaagaagaaagtgttGAACATTGTAGACCCGAGAATGAACTGCGAATACCCTGTTAAGTCGGTTCAGAAGGCTGCGATGTTAGCTTACCATTGCCTTAACCGGAACCCTAAGGCTCGGCCCTTGATGCGTGACATTGTGGATTCTTTGGAGCCTCTTCAGGCAACAGAAGATGAAGCCTTACTTGTCCCCACTGTTCAAAAAGCAGTTATCACCATTATAGACGAATTTCCTAAGAATGGGTTGAAGAAAGTTGAAGAACTGAAGAAGGTTGAAGATGTGAAGAAGGTTATTGAAGATGATAAGTCACAGTGTAATTAG
- the LOC108839817 gene encoding probable serine/threonine-protein kinase PBL16 isoform X3 yields the protein MGNCWCSSEPFNHKVSANAKSESPKDQSATEEGTYIKEVQKLPSNPKEVEDLRRDSAANPLTAFTYDELKNITVKVHDGDNSYQGHREWLAEVIFLGHLSHPNLVKLVGYCCEDNHRVLIYEYMARGSVENNLFSRVLLPLSWAIRMKIAFGAAKGLAFLHEAEKPVIYRDFKTSNILLDMEYNAKLSDFGLAKDGPVGDKSHVSTRIMGTYGYAAPEYIMTGHLTPGSDVYSFGVVLLELLTGRKSLDKSRPTREQNLIDWALPLLKEKKKVLNIVDPRMNCEYPVKSVQKAAMLAYHCLNRNPKARPLMRDIVDSLEPLQATEDEALLVPTVQKAVITIIDEFPKNGLKKVEELKKVEDVKKVIEDDKSQCN from the exons ATGGGTAACTGTTGGTGTAGTTCTGAGCCTTTTAATCACAAAGTTTCTGCAAACGCTAAATCAG aatcACCTAAAGACCAGAGTGCAACAGAAGAAGGGACGTATATTAAAGAAGTTCAAAAGCTGccatcaaacccaaaagaagTAGAAGATCTAAGACGTGACTCAGCTGCGAATCCTCTGACAGCTTTCACATACGATGAGCTTAAAAACATTACAG TAAAAGTTCACGACGGCGATAATAGCTATCAGGGTCACAGAGAATGGCTG GCAGAGGTGATATTCTTGGGGCATCTTTCACATCCAAACTTGGTGAAATTGGTCGGTTATTGCTGTGAGGATAATCATAGGGTGCTAATCTACGAGTACATGGCTCGTGGTAGCGTGGAGAACAATCTTTTCTCAA GAGTCTTGCTTCCTCTTTCATGGGCCATTAGAATGAAGATTGCATTTGGTGCAGCCAAAGGACTAGCCTTCCTCCATGAAGCAGAGAAGCCAGTCATTTATCGCGATTTCAAAACCTCCAACATTCTTCTAGACATG GAATACAATGCGAAGTTATCTGACTTTGGACTCGCTAAAGACGGTCCTGTAGGAGATAAATCTCACGTTTCCACACGTATAATGGGAACCTACGGCTATGCAGCTCCTGAATACATCATGACAG GTCATTTGACACCAGGGAGTGATGTGTACAGCTTCGGTGTAGTTCTTCTAGAGCTTCTCACAGGGAGAAAATCGTTAGACAAGTCACGGCCTACACGTGAGCAAAACCTCATAGACTGGGCTCTTCCACTgctgaaagagaagaagaaagtgttGAACATTGTAGACCCGAGAATGAACTGCGAATACCCTGTTAAGTCGGTTCAGAAGGCTGCGATGTTAGCTTACCATTGCCTTAACCGGAACCCTAAGGCTCGGCCCTTGATGCGTGACATTGTGGATTCTTTGGAGCCTCTTCAGGCAACAGAAGATGAAGCCTTACTTGTCCCCACTGTTCAAAAAGCAGTTATCACCATTATAGACGAATTTCCTAAGAATGGGTTGAAGAAAGTTGAAGAACTGAAGAAGGTTGAAGATGTGAAGAAGGTTATTGAAGATGATAAGTCACAGTGTAATTAG
- the LOC108839817 gene encoding probable serine/threonine-protein kinase PBL16 isoform X1 → MGNCWCSSEPFNHKVSANAKSESPKDQSATEEGTYIKEVQKLPSNPKEVEDLRRDSAANPLTAFTYDELKNITGNFRLDRVLGGGGFGSVYKGFIKEDLGDDQKVPQPLPVAVKVHDGDNSYQGHREWLAEVIFLGHLSHPNLVKLVGYCCEDNHRVLIYEYMARGSVENNLFSRVLLPLSWAIRMKIAFGAAKGLAFLHEAEKPVIYRDFKTSNILLDMEYNAKLSDFGLAKDGPVGDKSHVSTRIMGTYGYAAPEYIMTGHLTPGSDVYSFGVVLLELLTGRKSLDKSRPTREQNLIDWALPLLKEKKKVLNIVDPRMNCEYPVKSVQKAAMLAYHCLNRNPKARPLMRDIVDSLEPLQATEDEALLVPTVQKAVITIIDEFPKNGLKKVEELKKVEDVKKVIEDDKSQCN, encoded by the exons ATGGGTAACTGTTGGTGTAGTTCTGAGCCTTTTAATCACAAAGTTTCTGCAAACGCTAAATCAG aatcACCTAAAGACCAGAGTGCAACAGAAGAAGGGACGTATATTAAAGAAGTTCAAAAGCTGccatcaaacccaaaagaagTAGAAGATCTAAGACGTGACTCAGCTGCGAATCCTCTGACAGCTTTCACATACGATGAGCTTAAAAACATTACAGGTAACTTCAGACTAGACCGAGTTCTCGGTGGTGGTGGTTTTGGAAGTGTCTACAAAGGTTTTATTAAAGAGGATTTGGGCGATGATCAAAAAGTTCCTCAACCACTCCCTGTAGCAGTAAAAGTTCACGACGGCGATAATAGCTATCAGGGTCACAGAGAATGGCTG GCAGAGGTGATATTCTTGGGGCATCTTTCACATCCAAACTTGGTGAAATTGGTCGGTTATTGCTGTGAGGATAATCATAGGGTGCTAATCTACGAGTACATGGCTCGTGGTAGCGTGGAGAACAATCTTTTCTCAA GAGTCTTGCTTCCTCTTTCATGGGCCATTAGAATGAAGATTGCATTTGGTGCAGCCAAAGGACTAGCCTTCCTCCATGAAGCAGAGAAGCCAGTCATTTATCGCGATTTCAAAACCTCCAACATTCTTCTAGACATG GAATACAATGCGAAGTTATCTGACTTTGGACTCGCTAAAGACGGTCCTGTAGGAGATAAATCTCACGTTTCCACACGTATAATGGGAACCTACGGCTATGCAGCTCCTGAATACATCATGACAG GTCATTTGACACCAGGGAGTGATGTGTACAGCTTCGGTGTAGTTCTTCTAGAGCTTCTCACAGGGAGAAAATCGTTAGACAAGTCACGGCCTACACGTGAGCAAAACCTCATAGACTGGGCTCTTCCACTgctgaaagagaagaagaaagtgttGAACATTGTAGACCCGAGAATGAACTGCGAATACCCTGTTAAGTCGGTTCAGAAGGCTGCGATGTTAGCTTACCATTGCCTTAACCGGAACCCTAAGGCTCGGCCCTTGATGCGTGACATTGTGGATTCTTTGGAGCCTCTTCAGGCAACAGAAGATGAAGCCTTACTTGTCCCCACTGTTCAAAAAGCAGTTATCACCATTATAGACGAATTTCCTAAGAATGGGTTGAAGAAAGTTGAAGAACTGAAGAAGGTTGAAGATGTGAAGAAGGTTATTGAAGATGATAAGTCACAGTGTAATTAG
- the LOC108837757 gene encoding uncharacterized protein LOC108837757 produces the protein MNPSGSTSPWKAEAGGLTERNVKTSEKVKTFFWKTYHQGLPVGEQFAIKNIHLSPLCRRCNGTESITHLLFYCPYASQVWALAPLSSPIDTGDITSTLEGWERVRKLQSLPPVGLETGTLAASIVWNIWIARNHLLFQNRDFSPEETILKAITDAREWLLAQPPMKIPQSKPLIMLEPNPMRSGVTIYADAAWNPSSESAGFGWIIDDRVSATNHSATSLHVSSPLIAEALAVRSALTFALSCGFNSITLLSDSQSLISIINKKELQLEIFNIIRDIYHLSVSFISITFSFIPKSTNANADHVAKQALWALNPV, from the coding sequence ATGAATCCGAGTGGCAGTACTTCCCCGTGGAAGGCAGAAGCGGGAGGCTTAACAGAAAGGAATGTCAAGACATCGGAAAAGGTTAAAACTTTCTTCTGGAAAACATATCATCAAGGTCTCCCAGTTGGAGAACAGTTTGCGATTAAAAACATCCACCTCAGCCCTCTCTGCCGTCGCTGCAACGGCACTGAATCCATTACACATCTGCTGTTCTATTGCCCCTACGCTTCACAGGTATGGGCACTTGCTCCTCTCTCCTCACCAATTGATACAGGAGACATCACCTCTACGCTGGAGGGATGGGAGAGAGTTAGAAAGCTACAATCTCTGCCCCCAGTGGGTCTCGAAACCGGCACTCTGGCAGCGTCGATTGTATGGAATATCTGGATTGCAAGAAATCATCTTCTATTCCAAAATCGCGACTTCTCCCCAGAAGAAACCATCCTAAAAGCCATTACTGATGCAAGAGAATGGCTCCTGGCGCAGCCACCCATGAAGATCCCTCAGTCGAAGCCTTTGATCATGCTCGAACCAAACCCTATGCGATCTGGAGTAACCATATACGCAGATGCTGCTTGGAATCCATCTTCGGAATCTGCAGGATTCGGTTGGATCATTGATGATCGGGTTTCGGCTACCAACCATTCGGCGACCTCTTTGCATGTCTCGTCGCCTCTTATAGCAGAAGCCTTGGCTGTTAGATCAGCCTTAACCTTTGCCCTCTCTTGCGGATTTAACTCCATCACGCTACTCTCAGATTCTCAATCTCTCATCTCGATAATCAACAAGAAGGAATTGCAGTTGGAGATATTCAATATCATCCGTGATATCTaccatctctctgtttcatTTATTTCAATCACGTTTAGTTTCATTCCTAAATCGACTAATGCCAATGCCGATCATGTAGCCAAACAAGCATTATGGGCTTTAAACCCAGTGTGA